Proteins encoded in a region of the Halodesulfovibrio marinisediminis DSM 17456 genome:
- a CDS encoding 2-oxoacid:acceptor oxidoreductase subunit alpha — protein sequence MAHKRRRKRKELFAQGNEAVAQGALLAGCTFYAGYPITPSTEIMEIMANRLPLTEDGVFLQMEDEIASMGAAIGASLTGRKAMTATSGPGFSLKQELIGYACMVEAPLVIVNVMRGGPSTGLPTSPAQGDVQMARWGTHGDHPIIVLSASTVPECLEMTVTAFNMAEKYRTPVILLIDEVTAHTREKITIPHEDELEVLYRMLPAVPPEWFKPYTEAARGVPAMAPIGEGYRCHVTGLTHDQMGYPTSRPDEVNEFMTRLFRKIDNYYHDVVLVDEYCLEDADYAVVAYGCVARSAHHAVDLARARGHKVGLLTLKTLFPFARPAVERLCMQCEHILVPEMNMGQISREVKRVNNGRSRIRTLNRVDGQIITPSEILKGIL from the coding sequence ATGGCTCACAAAAGGCGTAGAAAAAGAAAGGAATTATTTGCTCAGGGCAATGAGGCAGTTGCTCAGGGCGCACTTTTGGCCGGGTGCACGTTTTACGCGGGGTACCCTATTACACCATCTACAGAGATTATGGAGATTATGGCAAATCGCCTGCCCCTCACTGAAGATGGTGTTTTTTTACAAATGGAAGATGAAATTGCGAGTATGGGAGCTGCAATTGGTGCCTCGTTGACAGGGCGTAAAGCCATGACTGCGACTTCCGGTCCAGGATTTTCACTTAAGCAGGAACTTATCGGGTACGCCTGTATGGTGGAAGCCCCGCTTGTTATTGTAAACGTCATGCGCGGTGGCCCAAGTACCGGTTTGCCGACATCACCTGCACAAGGTGATGTCCAGATGGCTCGGTGGGGAACGCATGGGGATCATCCTATTATCGTTCTTTCAGCATCCACTGTTCCAGAATGTTTGGAAATGACTGTTACAGCATTCAATATGGCTGAAAAGTACCGTACTCCAGTCATTTTATTGATTGATGAAGTGACGGCACATACCAGAGAGAAAATTACTATTCCTCACGAAGATGAGTTGGAAGTATTGTATAGAATGCTGCCTGCCGTTCCTCCTGAATGGTTTAAACCGTATACAGAAGCTGCACGTGGTGTTCCCGCAATGGCACCTATAGGTGAAGGTTATCGCTGTCATGTGACTGGGCTTACCCATGATCAGATGGGGTACCCGACTTCACGACCAGATGAAGTTAATGAGTTTATGACTCGTTTATTCCGCAAAATTGATAATTACTACCATGATGTCGTACTCGTAGATGAATATTGCCTTGAGGATGCTGACTACGCTGTCGTTGCGTACGGATGTGTAGCACGGTCTGCACATCATGCTGTGGATCTGGCTCGGGCACGCGGTCACAAGGTGGGGTTGCTTACTTTGAAGACGTTGTTCCCGTTCGCTCGTCCGGCAGTAGAAAGGCTATGCATGCAATGTGAGCACATCCTTGTTCCGGAAATGAATATGGGACAAATTTCTCGTGAGGTTAAACGTGTGAATAACGGGCGTTCCCGTATTCGTACATTGAACCGAGTGGATGGGCAGATCATTACTCCGTCTGAAATTCTCAAAGGCATATTGTAG
- a CDS encoding 2-oxoacid:ferredoxin oxidoreductase subunit beta, protein MSDVTKLIHEYLRHNKKFPHVFCAGCGHGIVLGSLVRSVHALQLPKDDVVLVAGIGCSGRMAVYVDFNTVHTAHGRALTFATGIKMANPDLNVICVMGDGDALSIGGNHLIHAARRNIGVTALVLNNQIYGMTGGQCSPSTPMGDMSMTSPFGSLEQPFDTVELAKASGANYVARSTSFHANQLDDLMQKAIKHSGFSVLEVLTPCPTQYGRKNKFRHVVDMYTWLKKNTVKVEKLKEGDTRIPTGIFQNLDRPGLEERYVELRQSLQAEE, encoded by the coding sequence ATGTCTGACGTTACAAAACTTATCCACGAATATCTGCGGCATAATAAAAAATTCCCGCATGTGTTCTGCGCTGGGTGTGGGCATGGTATCGTTCTGGGTTCCCTTGTGCGTAGTGTGCATGCCTTACAGCTTCCTAAAGACGATGTTGTTCTTGTTGCCGGCATCGGTTGTTCCGGTCGTATGGCTGTATATGTCGATTTTAATACTGTGCATACTGCACATGGCAGGGCGTTGACGTTTGCCACTGGTATTAAAATGGCGAATCCTGATTTGAATGTTATTTGTGTGATGGGCGATGGGGATGCATTGTCTATTGGCGGTAACCATCTAATTCACGCCGCACGCAGGAATATTGGTGTCACAGCGCTTGTATTGAATAATCAGATTTATGGAATGACGGGCGGACAGTGTTCTCCATCAACACCAATGGGCGATATGTCTATGACTTCACCATTTGGTTCCCTAGAACAGCCATTTGATACGGTTGAACTGGCGAAAGCGTCGGGCGCAAACTATGTGGCGCGCAGTACTTCGTTCCATGCAAACCAGCTTGATGACTTGATGCAGAAGGCCATTAAGCATTCTGGTTTCTCTGTTCTGGAAGTTCTTACACCGTGTCCAACTCAGTATGGACGTAAGAATAAATTCCGCCATGTTGTTGATATGTACACTTGGCTAAAGAAGAACACCGTGAAAGTTGAAAAACTTAAGGAAGGTGACACCAGAATTCCGACGGGTATTTTCCAGAATCTTGATAGACCGGGGCTTGAAGAGCGTTATGTTGAACTTCGGCAGTCCTTGCAGGCAGAGGAGTAG
- a CDS encoding RNA polymerase sigma factor gives MEPTIITERSIVSTQCPASTKTNSNDEHLVALCLEGNQAAWNRFVSEFSAIIRHAVSWTLNHHGANADAADDIVQDIFFRLIKSEYRLLENWDSSRGTLKTWLAVVSRSAAIDFVRTDRTYLYDAIEEHEDLKAEMTNFLDLPELPLDVLSTRQKSVLQCLYGEDLSAVEAAKQLDIHPQTVRSIHHTALQKLRAAIIN, from the coding sequence ATGGAACCGACTATCATTACAGAACGCTCTATCGTTTCTACTCAGTGCCCAGCATCAACAAAAACCAATTCTAATGACGAACACCTTGTTGCATTATGCCTTGAAGGAAACCAGGCTGCTTGGAACCGTTTCGTTTCTGAATTTAGTGCTATCATCCGCCATGCAGTTTCCTGGACGCTTAACCACCATGGTGCAAACGCCGATGCAGCTGACGATATCGTGCAAGATATCTTTTTCCGACTTATTAAATCTGAATACAGACTGCTCGAAAACTGGGACAGCTCCCGCGGCACATTAAAAACCTGGCTAGCAGTTGTCTCTCGCAGCGCTGCCATCGATTTTGTCCGCACCGACCGCACCTATTTATATGATGCAATTGAAGAGCACGAAGACCTTAAAGCAGAAATGACAAACTTCCTCGATTTGCCGGAATTGCCACTGGACGTTCTTTCTACCAGACAGAAAAGCGTACTCCAGTGCCTGTACGGTGAAGACCTGAGTGCAGTAGAAGCTGCAAAACAGCTCGATATTCACCCGCAAACAGTACGAAGCATCCATCACACAGCCCTGCAAAAGCTTCGTGCAGCGATTATCAATTAA
- a CDS encoding TetR/AcrR family transcriptional regulator, translating to MSAVSPQLSRKERERERHRQEIMDAAMRLFAEQGYHSVSMQEIASEAEFATGTLYKFFPSKRELFREIMVGVIEDIGSELSGVFQSDADPLTIIGNFLQMRRAAFKKRFEYIKLYNMVGNGFGSSGDEIVDTMIAERRKLVEQNLIIQFTRGIESGLFKPVNVEVLARLFEDFCQTIVRSEAIRGELDDETIDSIKDVFLNGILA from the coding sequence ATGAGCGCAGTTTCCCCACAGCTATCTCGAAAGGAACGAGAGAGAGAACGGCACAGACAAGAGATTATGGATGCGGCGATGCGTCTGTTTGCAGAGCAGGGGTATCACTCTGTTTCTATGCAGGAGATAGCTTCAGAGGCTGAATTTGCAACCGGTACTCTCTATAAGTTTTTCCCGAGTAAGAGGGAATTATTCAGAGAGATTATGGTCGGGGTAATTGAAGATATTGGCAGCGAGTTGAGCGGCGTTTTTCAAAGTGATGCCGACCCACTGACTATTATCGGGAATTTTTTACAGATGCGACGGGCAGCATTCAAGAAGCGGTTTGAATATATCAAGCTCTACAACATGGTCGGGAATGGGTTTGGTTCTTCTGGCGATGAGATTGTAGATACCATGATTGCTGAACGTCGGAAACTTGTTGAGCAGAATTTGATAATTCAGTTTACCCGTGGGATTGAATCAGGACTTTTTAAGCCGGTAAACGTAGAGGTGCTTGCCCGACTGTTTGAAGATTTTTGCCAAACAATTGTGCGTAGTGAAGCAATAAGGGGAGAGCTTGACGACGAGACAATTGACTCAATCAAAGATGTATTTCTTAACGGTATCTTAGCGTAA
- a CDS encoding flagellin, with translation MEQSSDGGKTWTNVKLGEDSAAGGMVRITVQEENSKRVDTFTLGKFQKDGTTASVAKLNITTDGALTTKGADTTITHTSTTYTTTNVHFGSSSASTDSYNVNIGRSDATSLGVGTAADDNVLTREMAKVALNNINNAIAKKDASRAELGATQNRLSATIENISVQKENLQAAESRISDVDVATEMTEFNKQQILANAAVSMLSQANNLPKMAQKLLG, from the coding sequence ATGGAACAGTCCTCAGACGGTGGTAAAACCTGGACTAACGTTAAACTTGGTGAAGACTCTGCTGCAGGCGGAATGGTAAGAATCACCGTACAAGAAGAAAACAGCAAACGAGTAGACACATTTACTCTTGGCAAGTTCCAAAAAGATGGTACTACTGCGTCTGTAGCTAAACTTAATATAACAACTGATGGTGCCCTCACAACTAAAGGAGCTGACACCACAATCACTCACACAAGCACCACTTACACCACAACTAACGTTCACTTCGGTTCAAGCAGTGCTTCAACTGATAGCTACAACGTTAACATTGGTCGCTCCGATGCAACATCTTTGGGTGTAGGTACTGCTGCTGATGACAACGTTCTCACTCGTGAAATGGCAAAAGTTGCTTTGAACAATATTAACAACGCAATTGCCAAAAAAGATGCATCCCGTGCAGAGCTTGGTGCTACTCAGAACCGCCTTTCTGCTACCATTGAAAACATCTCTGTTCAGAAAGAAAACCTTCAGGCTGCTGAGTCCCGTATCTCTGACGTAGACGTAGCAACTGAAATGACTGAATTCAACAAGCAGCAGATCCTTGCTAACGCAGCTGTTTCTATGCTCTCTCAGGCAAACAACCTGCCTAAGATGGCTCAGAAACTCCTCGGCTAG
- a CDS encoding response regulator transcription factor, producing the protein MYSLLLVDSDKEACSAYANALREERFTCTECESAAEVAALELTGAYDLLIMGMNLPDMNGFDFLASLRSNSHIPIVAVSSRTDAIDKIVALEMGADEFLFKPVMERELIARVRSLLRRSRTNYVGSISRSRAYMFDGVEIDTSARLIRRNGVNLGLTHVEYVIFEMLINAAGQTVPRELMSMKALGKELAPYDRSIDVHISKLRKKLGEASDRAERIITVRGVGYFYSMPQEENAAG; encoded by the coding sequence ATGTATTCTCTATTGTTAGTTGACTCAGATAAAGAAGCGTGCAGTGCGTATGCAAACGCTCTGCGTGAAGAACGCTTTACGTGTACAGAATGTGAGAGCGCGGCAGAAGTTGCTGCACTGGAGCTTACTGGTGCGTATGATCTGCTGATAATGGGGATGAATTTGCCCGATATGAACGGGTTTGATTTTCTTGCTTCTTTGCGAAGCAATTCTCATATTCCTATAGTTGCGGTGTCTTCCCGTACGGATGCGATTGACAAGATTGTTGCACTTGAGATGGGGGCAGATGAATTTCTGTTCAAGCCAGTAATGGAACGGGAATTAATTGCCCGTGTGCGAAGTCTGTTGCGGAGAAGTCGAACTAACTATGTTGGTTCTATTTCACGTAGCCGTGCGTATATGTTTGATGGTGTGGAGATTGATACTAGTGCCAGACTTATTCGCCGTAACGGAGTGAACTTGGGGCTGACACATGTGGAATATGTTATTTTTGAAATGTTGATTAATGCTGCCGGACAAACTGTTCCTCGTGAACTCATGTCCATGAAAGCGCTGGGTAAAGAATTGGCGCCGTATGACCGCAGTATTGATGTGCATATTAGTAAGCTGCGTAAGAAGCTTGGTGAAGCAAGCGACAGGGCTGAGCGAATAATTACCGTGCGTGGTGTGGGATATTTTTACAGCATGCCGCAGGAAGAAAATGCCGCGGGATAA
- the fliD gene encoding flagellar filament capping protein FliD, with amino-acid sequence MSDYWSSKTVFAGWATKTDFNKIIDATVKTEKYRYNQLSKQEAETTFKKDQIEGLNRTVLTYKKQLESMDTIDEFLVRKVTSSKTDVVTATVKSGAQEGSHTLEVKQLASVATVSSHDIGEVAYTAAAKDMTFTYDGETYTVNVKSGMTTKELATAIATASGNKVKTSVIDLGHESKYKLQIRGMELGAGHNIGLSAELKAVLQGQKDPAVPLPPETKDIVPTPSKNAKLVVDGVDLQRGSNSVSDVTEGVTYNLNAEEPGTTVTIKVETDFDAIVANVEKFVKLTNELRTGFDLVKNYKNEDLDKKGVNYSLKGNSQIKSVEDKLKNVLATQGDGFIEGSGAGNDLYVTLSALGIKTIARKGDKNYGKLEFDKNAAVIKGGTKTFMDLLKADPEAVAKVFAAEGEGSSSNSSVLEYNSSMYSFGFTKPGTYAIEYDGGTLPTTGESHDITMKINGVERKVGYNVSTRIATVNEGDAKGLAFKVVDTSAGTHSATIAIKEGKVKETIRALDEITEVEKGTFVVMIKGYKKQIDDPASGLKKKMADELARVTALEKRLIAQYAATEKTLANYQNIQKMLEFQLKSQLAKD; translated from the coding sequence ATGTCTGATTATTGGTCATCCAAAACGGTATTTGCAGGCTGGGCAACAAAAACGGATTTTAACAAGATTATTGATGCAACGGTTAAAACCGAGAAGTATCGATATAACCAACTTTCTAAACAGGAAGCGGAAACAACTTTTAAAAAAGATCAGATTGAAGGGTTAAACCGGACTGTCTTAACATACAAGAAACAGCTTGAATCAATGGATACAATTGATGAGTTTCTTGTAAGAAAAGTTACTTCTTCGAAAACAGACGTAGTTACGGCTACCGTTAAATCTGGTGCTCAGGAAGGATCGCATACCTTAGAAGTAAAACAGCTTGCCTCGGTTGCGACGGTTTCTTCCCATGATATTGGAGAAGTTGCGTATACTGCAGCAGCTAAGGATATGACATTTACGTATGATGGTGAAACGTACACTGTAAATGTTAAGTCTGGAATGACGACAAAAGAATTAGCTACAGCTATAGCAACAGCTTCAGGTAATAAAGTTAAAACTTCAGTTATCGATCTTGGACATGAATCTAAGTATAAACTTCAGATTCGTGGTATGGAGCTTGGCGCTGGACACAATATAGGGTTGTCAGCAGAGTTGAAGGCAGTACTTCAAGGACAAAAAGACCCTGCGGTTCCCTTGCCACCAGAAACTAAGGACATCGTTCCCACTCCTTCCAAGAATGCAAAGTTGGTGGTAGATGGTGTTGATCTCCAGCGTGGTTCAAACTCTGTAAGTGATGTTACAGAAGGCGTGACTTATAATTTAAATGCAGAAGAGCCTGGAACAACCGTAACAATCAAAGTTGAAACAGATTTTGATGCAATTGTGGCCAATGTAGAAAAATTTGTTAAGCTCACAAATGAATTGCGAACAGGTTTTGATTTAGTCAAGAATTATAAAAATGAAGACCTTGATAAAAAAGGTGTGAATTATAGCCTTAAAGGCAATTCACAAATAAAATCCGTTGAAGATAAATTAAAGAATGTTTTAGCGACTCAAGGGGATGGTTTTATAGAAGGGAGTGGAGCGGGTAATGACTTGTACGTTACGCTGAGTGCCCTTGGAATTAAAACGATTGCACGTAAGGGTGATAAAAACTACGGCAAGCTTGAGTTTGATAAAAATGCTGCAGTGATAAAAGGCGGCACTAAAACTTTTATGGACCTTCTTAAAGCTGACCCAGAGGCTGTTGCAAAAGTTTTTGCTGCCGAGGGTGAAGGTTCAAGTAGTAATTCTAGTGTATTAGAATATAATAGCAGCATGTACTCATTTGGCTTCACAAAGCCTGGAACGTATGCCATTGAATACGATGGTGGGACATTACCGACCACTGGAGAGTCTCATGATATCACCATGAAGATAAATGGGGTTGAGCGTAAGGTTGGCTATAATGTAAGTACACGAATTGCGACTGTAAATGAGGGTGATGCTAAGGGACTTGCTTTTAAGGTGGTTGACACCTCGGCTGGTACGCACTCAGCTACAATTGCAATTAAGGAAGGGAAAGTAAAAGAGACGATAAGAGCCCTAGACGAGATTACTGAAGTTGAAAAAGGTACCTTTGTCGTTATGATTAAAGGGTACAAAAAGCAGATAGATGATCCCGCTAGTGGCTTAAAAAAGAAGATGGCTGATGAGCTTGCTCGTGTTACGGCTTTGGAAAAAAGGCTTATTGCACAATATGCTGCGACAGAAAAGACACTTGCTAATTATCAAAACATCCAGAAAATGTTAGAGTTCCAATTGAAGAGTCAGTTGGCAAAAGACTAG
- a CDS encoding efflux RND transporter periplasmic adaptor subunit, with protein MVRKILFIALCLLPLLAGCKEEKVAKVIRPVKAMKVVASNQGATRVFPGKVEASSEVALAFRVGGQLTSYPVSKGQFVKKGSLIAALDTTDYKIQVRGLEAQLFGAKAALKEAQLSYSRYSTLVANDTAAKASFDQAEANYKTAQAKVKSLTEQLNKAKTDLGYASLRAPFSGYISEKYMDNYQTIQVGQPVVKLQDIETLEVTIGLPDNLVIRQKDLQSISVELEAFPGKYIEAKVKELALDVEPVTRTYPLTVQFIRPKDISFLPGMAANVTLHFAQNGVSAQYVLPETAVVGDPEGRSAVWVYDSSSSSVEHRLVKTGQIFSEGIEVTDGLKQGEWVVTAGAHYLSAGQKVRLLDPVK; from the coding sequence ATGGTACGGAAAATTTTGTTTATTGCGTTGTGCCTGCTGCCCTTGTTGGCAGGATGTAAAGAAGAAAAAGTTGCAAAGGTTATTCGTCCTGTAAAAGCAATGAAAGTTGTTGCTTCTAATCAGGGGGCAACAAGAGTTTTTCCGGGGAAAGTGGAGGCAAGCTCGGAAGTCGCTTTGGCTTTTCGTGTTGGCGGTCAGCTTACAAGCTATCCGGTTTCAAAGGGACAGTTTGTTAAGAAAGGGAGCTTAATCGCTGCTCTTGATACAACGGATTATAAAATTCAAGTGCGAGGACTTGAAGCGCAGCTGTTCGGTGCGAAGGCTGCACTTAAAGAAGCACAGTTGAGTTACAGCCGTTACAGTACGCTTGTTGCTAACGATACTGCTGCAAAGGCATCGTTTGATCAGGCTGAAGCAAATTATAAGACTGCACAGGCAAAAGTAAAATCTTTGACTGAACAGTTGAATAAAGCAAAGACAGATCTTGGTTATGCTTCTCTCAGGGCTCCATTTAGTGGATACATTTCCGAAAAATATATGGATAACTATCAGACTATCCAAGTTGGTCAGCCCGTTGTTAAGTTACAGGACATTGAGACGCTTGAAGTTACCATTGGGCTTCCTGACAATCTCGTTATTCGTCAGAAGGATCTTCAGAGTATTTCTGTAGAACTTGAGGCGTTTCCCGGTAAGTACATCGAAGCAAAGGTTAAAGAACTAGCGCTTGATGTTGAGCCTGTAACGAGAACATATCCGTTAACTGTCCAGTTTATCCGTCCGAAAGATATTAGTTTTTTGCCTGGCATGGCTGCTAATGTGACACTGCATTTTGCTCAGAACGGTGTAAGTGCCCAATATGTTCTTCCTGAGACAGCAGTTGTTGGAGATCCTGAAGGGCGGTCTGCTGTGTGGGTATATGATTCTTCATCTTCGTCGGTTGAACACCGTTTAGTTAAAACGGGTCAAATATTCTCAGAAGGAATTGAAGTCACTGACGGTCTGAAGCAGGGAGAATGGGTTGTTACTGCAGGTGCACACTACTTATCTGCCGGTCAGAAAGTACGTTTGCTTGATCCCGTTAAGTAG
- a CDS encoding 2-oxoacid:acceptor oxidoreductase family protein has translation MKEQQIIDRFEIRLSGTGGQGLITLGRVLGHSLALGHGYNVTQTQSYGPEARGGSSRADVVISSSDISFPKTENLDLLVALSQPACNAYYRFLKRGGVLLVDSELVQHAPTNQYVGLPFTKLAKERIGNELTLNTIVLGAVTHLLSFAEPRIIRKSLEETLPPKILALNIKAFNLGLREAKRHLGEAPDIWQTAAENGAEEELEGFED, from the coding sequence ATGAAAGAGCAACAAATTATAGATCGCTTTGAAATTCGTCTGTCTGGCACTGGTGGGCAGGGGCTCATTACGCTGGGGCGTGTTCTTGGTCATTCTTTGGCGTTAGGGCATGGTTATAATGTTACGCAGACACAAAGTTACGGACCTGAAGCACGCGGTGGTTCAAGTAGGGCGGACGTTGTTATAAGCAGTTCTGATATCAGTTTTCCGAAAACTGAAAATCTTGATCTGCTTGTGGCATTGTCTCAGCCTGCGTGTAATGCCTACTATCGTTTTCTTAAGCGTGGTGGTGTGCTACTTGTTGATTCAGAACTTGTGCAGCATGCTCCTACAAACCAGTATGTTGGTCTGCCGTTTACCAAACTTGCCAAGGAAAGAATTGGTAATGAATTAACATTAAACACAATAGTTCTCGGAGCGGTAACGCATCTGCTTTCATTTGCAGAGCCGAGAATAATTCGTAAGTCTTTGGAGGAAACCTTACCGCCAAAGATTTTAGCCTTGAATATAAAGGCTTTTAATCTGGGATTGCGAGAGGCTAAACGGCATTTGGGAGAAGCTCCTGATATTTGGCAGACAGCAGCAGAAAACGGTGCAGAGGAAGAACTTGAAGGGTTCGAGGATTAG
- a CDS encoding 4Fe-4S dicluster domain-containing protein: protein MPKKTKGQTLVCVYPDWCKGCGLCVAFCPGKVLELNALGKAEVVQPEECINCGFCELHCPDFAIAVRPKFTANGVRCRDSCEPGEVGGAVKSDLIPQKAVAEG, encoded by the coding sequence ATGCCAAAGAAGACAAAAGGCCAAACTCTTGTGTGTGTGTACCCGGATTGGTGCAAAGGATGCGGTTTATGTGTTGCATTCTGTCCGGGAAAGGTTCTTGAACTTAATGCGCTAGGCAAAGCAGAGGTAGTACAGCCTGAAGAGTGTATTAACTGTGGTTTTTGCGAACTTCATTGTCCGGATTTTGCGATTGCGGTTAGACCCAAATTTACTGCAAACGGTGTGCGGTGTAGAGACAGCTGTGAGCCAGGCGAAGTTGGCGGGGCTGTGAAATCAGACTTAATTCCTCAAAAAGCAGTTGCAGAGGGCTAG